CTCTCTTCCAATTGGAAAAGCTAAGGCAAGCTCTGCTTTCTGTCATTGTTTCTACATGTATATTTTATACTTTGCTGCTGTCTCACTTCACAAACATTGGCATATTTTATGCTGCTGTCCTCTCTTCACAAACATTGGCAGATAGAACGTGAAGGAAAGGATGTCACAATTACTGCTTTCTCAAAGATGGTCGGTTATGCTCTACAGGTTCGTCTGCTCCTTTTGTATCAGTGTTTGTATTTTTCGGAACACATTCGTTATTCAGCCTCAACATGAAATCGTAATGGTTTCTCCACCAGATGAATCTTATGCTTTTTTGGATACTACGTAATTAGTGGATGGTGATTATTATCTGCATCTTCTTTTAGATGTGGATATAATTTTTTGTGTTATACTGTTATCAGGAATCTTGACACTGGGTCGAAGACAAAGGGGTTTTCAGCAACAGCTTCTATTTGTTTCTCTTGTCATGAATTGTGCTAGGTTAAGTAGTGTCTATTTCTCATCTTAGATGAAGATCTAAATTCTTGCTATGTAACATGCCCTCAATGCTTAGATTAATCATGTTCTGCTACTCATGATCCGCTTGTTTTTGCTGAATTTCATCAAAACTAAATATGGCTTTGATTTAGTACTCCATATTAGATACTGCATAGAAAATATAAAGCATGACACTGTTTCTAGCTATAattattcatttccacatgaaCTAAATCACATTTGAATTTTTGAAGGCCGCTGAAATTCTTGCAAAAGAAGGAATTAGTGCTGAGGTATGTGAGACTCCAGGAATTCATAGTCCATTTTTTGCCTTTAAATTTTAAAATGTTAATGTGCAGAAAAGTTTCCAGCTTCATGTCTCTTCTCTTCCTTTGTCTTCCTATTTTATTCGGATCAACAGGTCATAAATTTGCGCTCTATCCGGCCACTTGATAGACCCACCATTAATGCTTCTGTGAGGAAAACCAACAGACTTGTAACCCTTGAAGAAGGGTTCCCACAACACGGCGTTGGAGCTGAGATCTGGTTTGCCACTGACTTCCTCCCCTAATTCTATTACCATTCGTGTAACAACCCCTATACCCCAAAGAAAGAAAGCAGAAAAGAGCTTTATTTCATACCGGTTTTAAGTCGACCAAGCTTACTAGACTCTATTTTCCTTTTGCATCAGTGCATCTGTGGTTGAGGAAAGTTTTGAGTATCTTGATGCACCAGTCGAGAGGATATCTGGGGCTGATGTTCCTATGCCATATGCAGCAAATCTGGAAAGAATGGCTGTTCCACAGGTTAGTACTTGACTTCTTTTTCTCCCTTACCGGTAAATAGGAGCAGCTTTCATTTGATTTTGATTATGGCTTTTGTagtaaaatggttaaatatgaccatTAACTGGGTGGATGAGGGTGCGCTGTATCAACCCAAAAGGGCGTTGGGGTGGAGGGCATAAAGAAGACATGATAAGCTGTTAAACTGTGTGAATTGCTGATAACAATTGACATCACTGGTTGTCTTACCTAAGAAAAATTTGAATCTGCCTGTACAGGTTGAAGATATTGTCCGCGCAGCAAAAAGGGCATGTTACAGAGCAGAAAAATCAGTTCGAATGGCTGCAGCTGCTTAAGCTTGGTAGCAACACAGCCTACCAACCCGGTTTTAAGCATTTTATTTCCTCTTTGTGGATAATGATTTTTTATCCACCTGTGGGTGGATGCTTCTTTATTTACCATCCCTGAGAAGTTTAGTTTGACCATGAAAAAGAAAGAAGCTATGGTGAAAAATAGTGAGTGATATCCgaaataaaacttgtagaaaataaatTTTGTATTTTGCTCTCTTTTCACTGATGTTGTTGCCAAATGTTTTGTAAGACAAACACATGCTTACTGGTGGAAGAGCATCCCCTTGCTACTTTGCTGAGTTTCAACTGTGTTTGTACTAAATGGTTCACGAGAACAAACTCTATGCTGATATGCGTAATATCATCTAGTCTCGTTGTATTATTGGCTAGTCACAAAACCAGGGAAGTCCTGACTAGTTGATATCAAATAACACCAGTCCAGTTTTCAAAGAGAGTTAGGCTTGCAATAACATACGGTACTTGGTGCAACTTGGTAAATCTGTGTATTGAATAACCCAAGATTATTCTATTATGAAATTAGACGACTTACATGGTTGGTGTGAAAAATTGGTTTAACTTAATAGATCCGTAGACACCTTGATATGCTCTCTTTTATAGAGTACATTGGATAGATTCAGGAACTTCACATAAATTCCCTCTTTTTTAGTTGTGAAGGAGCAGGATAAGGATACTTTAATAGCACGACACAATTATAACATGTGAATAAACTGATCTCCGAGGGCAAAGAAGTCTACATCAGTTCCAGAATGAGTCTTGCAAAACTAAACGATCTAAAGTCTACTGAGCATTACTGTTTTTTACATCATCAAGAAATTTTCGAGGTACAGTGATGCACAGTTCGAAACTTGACAGGTAATGGATCCATTACTCTTCACTTAAATGCCAGCCTTTTCTCTGCTGCTGAGTTTGATCGAACCCTTATGTGCGCATAATTAATTTCATACATCACGTGTTGCGCTCTTATAACTAGATCGTACATCATGTGATTTACTCCTTCCACTAATCCAAAGCCCCAGGGGGCAGCTCTACTGAGCATTACTTATTACACACAATAACTGAAATAAGTTTGTAACTTCTGTATTTAGAAAAAAACAagttgagcttattttaagcaactACCAGGCAGCGGAACAGCTTGGAAAAGCTAAGCATAAGAAAACCCAACGCCTAAAAATGGATGAAAGTAAGACTTGAAAGAAAATGAGAAACCAAATACTAATTACCTAAAAGGCTTCAATCAGATTATGACTTGCCACTGTACAATGGATGACGGGTGTAAATTATAACCCCAAATCCATAAGATACACAAAACTATTGAATAATTACAAAGCTTGAAAATGGAATACAATAACAAGCAAAAAGGAGGGAGCCTTGAAGCCAAAAACCAAAAACAGGAAGAGAAACCCCTTGAAGTCACAAAATTTATTGCTTTGGGAATCTTTCCTTTTATCTATGGTGACTAAATGTCTCTGAAACAGAAGCTCTACCCCTCAGTCTCACATCTATAGATAGTCTAACAGAAGATGGAAGGAATGCATGGATAAGCTTACGGGAGGGAGCCATGTGAGGCTCTTCTTTCTTGTTTCTCCTCTGCCTCGACGTCCCAGCTGTAGTTGATGTGGTGCTTCTCAAAGATCGTGAGTTTGGATTGAAACTTGATGAATTAAAAGAAGCATCAGCTACACTGAATGATGCAGGCCCATTATGTGATGCATCAAGAGGGTATCCAACTGCTCCGTCTTGATGTGGTGGAGGAAATTTTTCACTCTTGCTCTTAGCATTAGCCTGTGTCATCTCTCTCCACCTCTGGAGCAAAATAAGTGGGATGAGTATGAGGATTGAAAGAAAAGAACAGGAATTTGACGGAGAAAAGAGTACTAGGCAAAAAAGGTAGGCGCGATGAAGGCAAATGAGTTGATATTAGGTCTAGCAATCCTTAATCCAACGAGATTTAGGAAGAAAAAAGGTGATGTTCACACTATGTAAAAGTATCAAACACTCCATATCAGAGTTTTTGCTCAATCTTCTCAAAATTGCAATAAACATGTCAGATGACACAACTTTTTGCTCAATGTCTTTGTCAGTTCCATTCTCTAATGGCATGATAGGACAGGATTTACAGAAAGAAGCAACGTGCAGAATAAGGAGAAAAATGATaattttatgaaaaaataaaatttgtctcACATCTAAGTTTGGTTGAAGCTCTGCATTTGCCTCTGGAGCTGGAATTGCACGACTAACTCTCTCACGAATTCTCACTTTCCTGGTGCCATCACCAGCGTGAGCTTTTCCGTGCAAATCTCTTTGCCTAAAAAGGAAAATAGGTCTCAGTAAATGCAAGCCATGTTAAAAAAATTTCAACATTATTAAAACATACCTCCTGACTGCTTCATCTCTCAGTTTTACATCCATTTCCTTGCTAGGAGGATACTTTGGCAAGCTTGAAGGCTCACACGGATATGGTTCAGTTGTAAAGAACTGTACATCAGATGTACTCATATCAGAAATAAAATACAGCAAAGGCCTTGGACAACTTAAGAAATAAAAAACAGGTAACGAATAGAGAATCAGACATCAACTAAGCAACCAGCTGTTACAGCATTGATTTCATTTTTAAGAAACATTCAGTTTATCCTATAACTTACTTCGCTGTTCAAAGCTGCAGTTGCTGTGCCTCTTTCGTCGGGATCGATAGCAAGAAGTGTTTCAATCAGAGGATATGAATAGGGTGGAAAGTCCTTGAATGTATCAGTAATGCAGCGTTTATAAGGTTGCTGTGGTTTAAAAAGAGTAGCATTTGGTAACTTGAATTTCTTCCAATATTCCTCGGATGGAGAGCCACACAACTTAAATATTTTATGGAGTTGCTCAACCTGAGCAGACAAAAATGTCCAAGTCAGTCACTTTACTTGACCTCTATGCCTCAAGGAAAAAAGAAACAATTAACTAAATAAACCTACTTTTTGCTTcagattttaaaaaaacaaaaactaattgttgtgttgtaattgttgtgtTGTACCTCCGTTCGCCCTGGCATTATTGGCTTCCCCGTGAGTAACTCAGCCAAAATGCATCCGGCACTCCACAAGTCAACACCAACACCATAATGAGTAGCTCCAAGCAGAAGTTCAGGTGGACGGTACCAGAGAGTCACAACACGACTAGTCATAGGCTGCTTGTTTTCAGGATTATAAAATGCAGCTAACCCAAAATCAGCTATTTTCAGAATCCCTTCGTTATCAATCAGCAAATTGGAACCTTTTACATCACGGTGGAGGACCCCGTTATTGTGACAATGCTCTAGACCAGAGAGTAACTGTTTCATGTAGCATTTTACCTGCAATAAGATATAAGCTAGACAACTCAGCTAGTCACTAATACCAGCCAATAAGGTTGAATAAATAGGGCAGTCTCTTTCATGACCACAGATAATTGCTTAGCTATCAATTATGTTATTCTTGTAGTTGGATAAATACCGTTACATGGTTTTCTACAATTGATCTACTCTCTTGCATTATAGTATCTTTGTTTGGAGGTATCtttgtgagaggttggccatggatggtttcagacgaggtaggggtaggccgaagaagtattggggagaggtaattagacacgacatggcgcaactacagcttaccgaggacatgatcttagataggagggtttggaggatccaaattagggtagaaggctagtagatagtctcgttttccgttcttattagtagtcgcattatcgcaatataatttcttctgctcagatttctgctattatctgttatttcctgtgctttgattatcctgtgttatctgtgtcgcttgcattatttcatttcatatcgctttgattctcttaaccttatctgacttctttttatgctttattgagccgagggtctttcggaaacagccgtcctaccttggtaggagtaaggtctgcgtacactctaccctccccagaccccacgatgtgagatttcactgggttgttgttgttgtttggccGTATCAATCATGGAGTACAATTAGTGTAAGCACCTCATTAAAAAGATGATATAACTATTGTGTCTCAATCCCAAACTAGTTTGCAAAAATTGATGAATCCATCCTCAACCAGATAGGTTAAATAACAATGTTTTACTGTTTCAAGGCCACATACCTGAGAAATTTGGAGACTATGATCTAAACAGGATTTTCAGCTCACACCATTTTGCATAGCAGATAGTTCAAGTAAAATATACCCATTTAAACGAATTAAGGAGATCAAGAAGAGCATGTAA
The nucleotide sequence above comes from Lycium barbarum isolate Lr01 chromosome 3, ASM1917538v2, whole genome shotgun sequence. Encoded proteins:
- the LOC132632309 gene encoding probable serine/threonine-protein kinase At1g54610, with the translated sequence MGCVLGKIARRSRHNSNASSGVEVSENTQSQPPAAAAAAAASERRNTTGESVSEYYGLRTRGNQQGWPAWLVAVAGDAVKDWTPRRANTFEKLDKIGQGTYSNVYKARDLITGKIVALKKVRFDTLEPESVKFMAREILVLKNLNHPNVIKLEGLVTSRMSSSLYLIFEYMEHDLAGLAAVQKVKFTEEQVKCYMKQLLSGLEHCHNNGVLHRDVKGSNLLIDNEGILKIADFGLAAFYNPENKQPMTSRVVTLWYRPPELLLGATHYGVGVDLWSAGCILAELLTGKPIMPGRTEVEQLHKIFKLCGSPSEEYWKKFKLPNATLFKPQQPYKRCITDTFKDFPPYSYPLIETLLAIDPDERGTATAALNSEFFTTEPYPCEPSSLPKYPPSKEMDVKLRDEAVRRQRDLHGKAHAGDGTRKVRIRERVSRAIPAPEANAELQPNLDRWREMTQANAKSKSEKFPPPHQDGAVGYPLDASHNGPASFSVADASFNSSSFNPNSRSLRSTTSTTAGTSRQRRNKKEEPHMAPSRKLIHAFLPSSVRLSIDVRLRGRASVSETFSHHR